In Halobaculum sp. XH14, a single genomic region encodes these proteins:
- a CDS encoding Hsp20/alpha crystallin family protein: MALPTSPTSNWTQSLDLPSRLFGSGRTDYELYEEDGDFVLTVELPGFEREDIDLHWYEGRLNVSAERDEEERNRRKTSHRTFRMPKEIEPDEIEAAYENGVLEVRLPVLQNAAPRGTPIEVQ; this comes from the coding sequence ATGGCGCTACCGACGAGTCCCACCAGCAACTGGACGCAGAGTCTCGACCTCCCCTCCCGCCTGTTCGGGAGCGGGCGCACCGACTACGAACTGTACGAGGAGGACGGCGACTTCGTCCTGACGGTCGAACTGCCCGGCTTCGAGCGCGAGGACATCGACCTCCACTGGTACGAGGGCCGGCTGAACGTCTCGGCCGAGCGGGACGAGGAGGAGCGAAACCGGCGGAAGACGTCCCACCGGACGTTCCGGATGCCAAAGGAGATCGAACCGGACGAGATCGAGGCCGCCTATGAGAACGGCGTGCTCGAGGTCCGGCTGCCGGTGCTCCAGAACGCCGCCCCGCGCGGCACCCCCATCGAGGTACAGTGA
- a CDS encoding PPC domain-containing DNA-binding protein, whose amino-acid sequence MNYREVETDGEYLARLETGSDWRAELEALADRVEADAGWFTAMGAVEDAEVWFYDQDETEYRSVEFDEPLEVAACVGNVALLDGERFAHTHAVLSRRSGQALAGHLNAGTVFAGEAYLRAFETPLERERDDVTDLDLWL is encoded by the coding sequence ATGAACTACCGCGAGGTCGAGACCGACGGCGAGTACCTCGCGCGCCTGGAGACGGGGAGCGACTGGCGCGCCGAACTCGAGGCCCTGGCCGACCGCGTCGAGGCCGACGCGGGCTGGTTCACCGCGATGGGCGCGGTGGAGGACGCGGAGGTCTGGTTCTACGATCAGGATGAGACGGAGTACCGCTCGGTCGAGTTCGACGAGCCGCTGGAGGTCGCGGCCTGCGTGGGCAACGTCGCGCTGCTGGACGGCGAGCGCTTCGCGCACACCCACGCCGTGCTCTCGCGCCGCAGCGGCCAGGCGCTCGCGGGCCACCTCAACGCCGGCACCGTGTTCGCGGGGGAGGCGTACCTCCGCGCGTTCGAGACGCCGCTGGAACGCGAACGCGACGACGTGACCGACCTGGACCTCTGGCTGTGA
- a CDS encoding nucleoside phosphorylase, giving the protein MPFPNADGKHEWDALVTPERSAEYSRDVEGPGPETMPEAVVLCYSRDLMEHLVETRPGTHVDDFYGDLYLFDETDGRVGVHGNFGIGAPTAAMVLEDLAAAGVGAFLSVGFAGCLDDAVGMGDVVVPDRAIRDEGTSHHYAAAGVDAVPTESLLAETKRVLRDDGDDPFHVGPTWTTDAIYRETGREVERYADEGVLTVEMEAAAVFTVAAHRGVDAAAMFVASDYLGPADWEPKFHLTTADLRRLGETAARVLAAYVGAESIENGD; this is encoded by the coding sequence ATGCCGTTCCCGAACGCCGACGGGAAACACGAGTGGGACGCGCTCGTCACCCCCGAAAGGAGCGCCGAGTACAGCCGCGACGTTGAGGGGCCCGGTCCCGAGACGATGCCCGAGGCGGTCGTCCTCTGCTACAGCCGCGACCTCATGGAGCACCTCGTCGAGACGCGTCCCGGGACGCACGTGGACGACTTCTACGGCGACCTGTACCTGTTCGACGAGACCGACGGGCGGGTCGGCGTCCACGGGAACTTCGGCATCGGCGCGCCGACGGCCGCGATGGTGCTGGAGGATCTGGCCGCGGCCGGCGTCGGGGCGTTCCTCTCGGTCGGGTTCGCCGGCTGTCTCGACGACGCGGTCGGGATGGGCGATGTCGTCGTCCCCGACCGCGCCATCCGCGACGAGGGGACCTCACACCACTACGCCGCCGCCGGGGTGGACGCCGTCCCGACCGAATCGCTCCTGGCCGAGACGAAGCGAGTCCTCCGCGACGACGGCGACGATCCGTTCCACGTCGGGCCCACCTGGACCACCGACGCCATCTACCGGGAGACGGGACGGGAGGTCGAGCGATACGCCGACGAGGGCGTGCTCACCGTCGAGATGGAGGCCGCCGCGGTGTTCACCGTCGCCGCCCACCGCGGGGTCGACGCGGCCGCGATGTTCGTGGCCAGCGACTACCTCGGCCCGGCCGACTGGGAGCCGAAGTTCCACCTGACGACGGCGGACCTGCGGCGGCTGGGCGAGACGGCGGCGCGCGTGCTCGCGGCGTACGTCGGGGCGGAATCGATCGAAAACGGGGACTGA
- a CDS encoding ORC1-type DNA replication protein, whose protein sequence is MPGDPEEGMLSWDESVFRDEHVFEIDYVPETFRHRESQLESLKYALRPAARGSRPLNTIVRGPPGTGKTTAVQKLFGELHAQTDVETVRVNCQVDSTRYAVFSRVFEGLFDYEPPSSGISFKKLFGQITDELVEEDDVLVVALDDVNYLFYENEASDTLYSLLRAHEAHSGAKIGVICISSDLSLDVMDDLDSRVQSVFRPEEVYFPTYGVGEIVDILGERAKRGFNEGVLATTELDRVAELTAESGDLRVGIDLLRRAGLNAEMRASKTISTDDVEEAYDKSKYVHLSRSLRGLSESERGLVEVLATHDGEQAGDVYEAFHERTDLGYTRYSEIINKLEQLGVLETEYAEVDGRGRSRSLSLAYEPDAVLDRLE, encoded by the coding sequence ATGCCCGGTGACCCCGAGGAGGGGATGCTGTCGTGGGACGAGTCCGTGTTCAGGGACGAACACGTCTTCGAGATCGACTACGTGCCGGAGACGTTCCGGCACCGGGAGAGCCAGCTGGAGTCGCTGAAGTACGCGCTGCGTCCCGCCGCGCGCGGCTCCCGCCCGCTCAACACGATCGTCCGCGGCCCGCCGGGAACCGGGAAGACGACGGCGGTCCAGAAGCTGTTCGGCGAACTGCACGCCCAGACCGACGTCGAGACGGTCCGGGTGAACTGTCAGGTGGACTCGACGCGCTACGCCGTCTTCTCGCGCGTGTTCGAGGGGCTGTTCGACTACGAGCCGCCCTCCTCGGGCATCTCGTTCAAGAAGCTGTTCGGCCAGATCACCGACGAGCTGGTCGAGGAGGACGACGTGCTCGTCGTCGCGCTCGACGACGTGAACTACCTGTTCTACGAGAACGAGGCCTCCGACACGCTCTACTCGCTGCTGCGGGCCCACGAGGCCCACTCGGGCGCGAAGATCGGCGTCATCTGCATCTCCTCGGACCTCTCGCTGGACGTGATGGACGACCTCGACTCGCGCGTCCAGTCGGTGTTCCGGCCCGAGGAGGTGTACTTCCCGACGTACGGGGTCGGCGAGATCGTCGACATCCTCGGCGAGCGCGCCAAGCGCGGCTTCAACGAGGGCGTGCTCGCCACGACGGAACTCGACCGCGTCGCCGAGCTGACCGCCGAGTCGGGCGACCTCCGGGTCGGCATCGACCTGCTCCGCCGCGCGGGGCTGAACGCCGAGATGCGCGCCTCCAAGACCATCTCGACCGACGACGTGGAGGAGGCGTACGACAAGTCGAAGTACGTCCACCTCTCCCGCTCGCTGCGGGGACTCTCCGAGTCCGAGCGCGGGCTGGTGGAGGTGCTGGCCACCCACGACGGCGAGCAGGCCGGCGACGTGTACGAGGCGTTCCACGAGCGGACCGACCTGGGGTACACGCGCTACTCGGAGATCATCAACAAGCTGGAGCAGCTCGGGGTGCTGGAAACCGAGTACGCCGAGGTCGACGGGCGCGGGCGGTCGCGGTCGCTGTCGCTGGCGTACGAGCCGGACGCGGTGCTGGATCGGCTGGAGTGA
- a CDS encoding DNA polymerase II large subunit has protein sequence MRPDDERYFARIEERLDEAFDRAEAAKGQGKDPEPEIEIPVARDMADRVENILGIPGVAERVRELEGEFSREEAALELVTDFVDGDVGDFDSREGKIEGAVRTAVALLTEGVVAAPIEGIDRVELIQNDDGTEFVNVYYAGPIRSAGGTAQALSVLVADYARSLLDVEEYAPRGDEVERYAEEISLYDTETGLQYTPKDEETKFIAEHMPIMLDGEATGDEEVSGFRDLERVDTNSARGGMCLVLAEGIALKAPKIQRYTRQLEEVDWPWLQDLIDGTYNESGDDADAEGGDGADADEGSDADADGASAENADGDGAAAETELDAPDGSPVAADGPKRVEPTGKFLRDLIAGRPVFGHPSEAGGFRLRYGRARNHGFATAGVHPATMHIVDDFLAAGTQIKTERPGKAGGVVPVDSIEGPTVRLANGDVRRIDDPAEALEVRNGVEEIIDLGEYLVNYGEFVENNHPLAPASYVREWWEQDLAAAGADLQALRDDPRMDLADPDADRALAWVEEYDAPLHPAYTYCWHDVSVEAYAELAAATAAGEVTGEVLAVEHTDSTRRTLESLLVEHSQTPDALRISDFRPLLRQLGVTDGLRRDWELDDLSERARTWADGDNAVEAVNEVAEFAVRERAPTRIGNRMGRPEKSESRELSPAVHALFPIRDFGGSQRSVGEAARERTDHGRGVFDVLLGERACPDCSERTFENVCPDCGAHTEPHFECEDCGTVCEPDESGRVECPRCEREVESVAWQRLDLNDEYWNALDALDEREASFEILKGVKGLTSANKTPEPLEKGVLRAKHGVSAFKDGTVRYDMTDLPVTSVRPEELDVTADHFRELGYETDIDGEPLVHDEQLVELKVQDIVLSDGAADHMMKTADFVDELLADFYGLDPFYEVNGRDDLVGELVFGMAPHTSAAVVGRVVGFTSAAVGYAHPYFHASKRRNCDGDEDCVMLLMDGLLNFSKQFLPDKRGGRMDAPLVMSSRIDPAEIDDEAHNMDIVRRYPREFYEATLEMADPGAVEDRIQLGEDTLGTDDEYRGFDHTHDTSDIALGPDLSAYKTLGSMMDKMDAQLELARKLRAVDETDVAERVIEYHFLPDLIGNLRAFSRQETRCLDCGEKYRRMPLTGDCRECGGRMTLTVHQGSVNKYMDTAIQVADEFDCREYTKQRLEILERSLESVFENDKNKQSGIADFM, from the coding sequence GTGAGACCCGACGACGAGCGCTACTTCGCCCGCATCGAGGAGCGCCTCGACGAGGCGTTCGACCGCGCCGAGGCCGCGAAGGGCCAGGGGAAGGACCCCGAACCGGAGATCGAGATCCCGGTCGCCCGCGACATGGCCGACCGCGTGGAGAACATCCTCGGCATCCCGGGCGTCGCCGAGCGCGTCCGCGAACTGGAGGGCGAGTTCTCCCGCGAGGAGGCCGCGCTCGAACTCGTCACGGACTTCGTCGACGGCGACGTCGGCGACTTCGACTCCCGCGAGGGGAAGATCGAGGGCGCGGTCCGGACCGCCGTGGCGCTGCTCACCGAGGGCGTCGTCGCCGCGCCCATCGAGGGGATCGACCGGGTGGAACTGATCCAGAACGACGACGGCACGGAGTTCGTGAACGTCTACTACGCCGGCCCGATCCGCTCGGCGGGCGGGACCGCGCAGGCGCTCTCCGTGCTCGTCGCCGACTACGCGCGCTCGCTGCTCGACGTCGAGGAGTACGCGCCGCGGGGCGACGAGGTCGAGCGCTACGCCGAGGAGATCTCGCTGTACGATACCGAGACGGGACTCCAGTACACGCCCAAGGACGAGGAGACGAAGTTCATCGCCGAGCACATGCCGATCATGCTCGACGGGGAGGCGACCGGGGACGAGGAGGTCTCCGGCTTCCGCGACCTCGAGCGGGTCGACACCAACTCCGCCCGCGGCGGCATGTGTCTCGTCCTGGCCGAGGGCATCGCGCTGAAGGCCCCCAAGATCCAGCGCTACACCCGCCAGCTCGAGGAGGTCGACTGGCCCTGGCTCCAGGACCTCATCGACGGCACCTACAACGAGAGCGGCGACGACGCGGACGCGGAGGGGGGTGACGGTGCCGACGCGGACGAGGGTTCGGACGCGGACGCCGACGGAGCGAGCGCCGAGAACGCCGACGGCGACGGGGCTGCCGCCGAGACGGAACTCGACGCTCCCGACGGCTCCCCGGTTGCCGCCGACGGCCCGAAGCGCGTCGAGCCGACGGGGAAGTTCCTCCGGGACCTCATCGCCGGCCGGCCGGTGTTCGGCCACCCCTCGGAGGCGGGCGGGTTCCGCCTGCGCTACGGCCGGGCGCGCAACCACGGCTTCGCGACCGCCGGCGTCCACCCGGCGACGATGCACATCGTCGACGACTTCCTCGCCGCCGGCACCCAGATCAAGACCGAGCGGCCGGGGAAGGCCGGCGGCGTCGTCCCCGTCGACTCCATCGAGGGGCCGACGGTCCGGCTGGCGAACGGCGACGTGCGCCGCATCGACGACCCCGCGGAGGCCCTGGAGGTGCGAAACGGCGTCGAGGAGATCATCGACCTGGGGGAGTACCTCGTGAACTACGGCGAGTTCGTCGAGAACAACCACCCGCTCGCGCCCGCCTCCTACGTGCGGGAGTGGTGGGAACAGGACCTCGCGGCCGCCGGCGCGGACCTGCAGGCGCTCCGGGACGACCCCCGGATGGACCTGGCGGACCCGGACGCCGACCGGGCGCTCGCCTGGGTCGAGGAGTACGACGCGCCGCTCCACCCCGCCTACACCTACTGCTGGCACGACGTCTCCGTCGAGGCGTACGCGGAACTCGCGGCCGCGACCGCCGCCGGCGAGGTCACGGGCGAGGTGCTCGCGGTCGAGCACACCGACTCGACCCGGCGGACGCTCGAATCGCTGCTCGTCGAGCACAGCCAGACGCCCGACGCGCTGCGCATCTCCGACTTCCGGCCGCTGCTCCGACAGCTGGGCGTGACCGACGGACTGCGCCGGGACTGGGAGCTCGACGACCTGAGCGAGCGGGCCCGCACCTGGGCCGACGGCGACAACGCCGTCGAGGCGGTGAACGAGGTGGCGGAGTTCGCGGTGCGCGAGCGCGCCCCGACACGCATCGGCAACCGGATGGGTCGCCCGGAGAAGTCCGAGAGCCGCGAGCTCTCGCCGGCGGTCCACGCGCTGTTCCCCATCCGCGACTTCGGCGGCAGCCAGCGCTCCGTGGGCGAGGCGGCCCGCGAGCGGACCGACCACGGCCGCGGCGTCTTCGACGTCCTGCTCGGCGAGCGCGCCTGCCCGGACTGTTCGGAACGAACGTTCGAGAACGTCTGCCCGGACTGTGGGGCCCACACGGAGCCCCACTTCGAGTGCGAGGACTGCGGCACGGTCTGTGAGCCGGACGAGTCCGGCCGGGTCGAGTGTCCCCGCTGTGAGCGGGAAGTCGAGAGCGTCGCCTGGCAGCGGCTCGACCTCAACGACGAGTACTGGAACGCGCTCGACGCGCTCGACGAGCGGGAAGCGTCCTTCGAGATCCTCAAAGGGGTGAAGGGGCTCACCTCCGCGAACAAGACGCCCGAGCCGCTGGAGAAGGGCGTGTTGCGCGCGAAACACGGCGTCTCGGCGTTCAAGGACGGCACCGTGCGCTACGACATGACGGACCTGCCCGTCACGTCGGTCCGGCCGGAGGAACTCGACGTCACCGCCGATCACTTCCGCGAACTCGGCTACGAGACCGACATCGACGGCGAGCCGCTGGTCCACGACGAGCAGCTGGTCGAGCTGAAAGTGCAGGACATCGTCCTCTCGGACGGCGCCGCCGACCACATGATGAAGACGGCCGACTTCGTCGACGAACTCCTCGCCGACTTCTACGGGCTGGACCCGTTCTACGAGGTGAACGGGCGCGACGACCTCGTCGGCGAACTCGTCTTCGGGATGGCACCCCACACGAGCGCGGCGGTCGTGGGGCGGGTCGTCGGGTTCACGAGTGCGGCGGTCGGCTACGCCCACCCGTATTTTCACGCATCGAAGCGCCGGAACTGTGACGGGGATGAAGATTGCGTGATGCTCCTCATGGACGGCCTGCTCAACTTCTCGAAGCAGTTCCTCCCGGACAAGCGCGGCGGGCGGATGGACGCACCGCTGGTGATGTCCTCGCGCATCGACCCCGCCGAGATCGACGACGAGGCGCACAACATGGACATCGTGCGGCGCTACCCCCGCGAGTTCTACGAGGCGACCCTGGAGATGGCCGATCCGGGTGCGGTGGAAGACCGGATCCAGCTCGGCGAGGACACGCTCGGCACCGACGACGAGTACCGCGGGTTCGACCACACCCACGACACCTCGGACATCGCGCTCGGTCCGGACCTCTCGGCGTACAAGACGCTCGGGTCCATGATGGACAAGATGGACGCCCAGCTCGAACTCGCCCGGAAGCTCCGCGCGGTCGACGAGACGGACGTCGCCGAGCGGGTCATCGAGTACCACTTCCTGCCGGACCTCATCGGCAACCTCCGGGCGTTCTCCCGGCAGGAGACCCGCTGTCTGGACTGCGGGGAGAAGTACCGCCGGATGCCGCTTACGGGCGACTGCCGGGAGTGTGGCGGCCGGATGACGCTGACGGTCCACCAGGGCTCGGTGAACAAGTACATGGACACGGCCATCCAGGTCGCCGACGAGTTCGACTGCCGGGAGTACACGAAACAGCGCCTGGAGATCCTCGAGCGCTCGCTGGAGTCGGTGTTCGAGAACGACAAGAACAAGCAATCGGGCATCGCGGACTTCATGTAA